A section of the Desulfotignum phosphitoxidans DSM 13687 genome encodes:
- a CDS encoding glycosyltransferase family 4 protein produces the protein MDIIITQDFFPEIGGAHKWLYEVYKRWPTPVTALVQDYSFDLLLGEKQNIFDSKDHGELCIVRYDLKIENIDFFDFQFIKKLWQIYKKLKAYAADDTIRIHCLRAFPEAIPAVLLKKTSPKKISVITYAHGEEILTAQTSRQLSLAARWVYQNSDQVIVNSQSTKNLLRSFSPSGPVACIHPGVDANAFDMKKSRLKKFRATFDWPEDTVILCTMARMEPRKNHLKVIESVDVLRKQGVNVAYIVGSDGEEKSRLKKRVKDLNLDRFVHFTGHVTEEERIAVFLISDIHVMPSVQAGSMIEGFGIVFIEAAAAGIPSIAGNTGGQQEAVQDGKTGLVVDGNNFSELKDAIKFLIKNEQIRRKMGESGKIWAQKNDWYQIAKQTYETISRLENTGVCQ, from the coding sequence ATGGATATCATTATTACCCAGGATTTTTTTCCGGAAATCGGCGGTGCCCACAAATGGCTGTATGAAGTTTACAAACGGTGGCCCACCCCGGTTACAGCATTGGTTCAGGATTATTCTTTTGACCTGCTTCTGGGTGAAAAACAGAATATTTTTGATTCCAAAGATCACGGTGAACTATGTATTGTAAGATACGATCTGAAAATTGAGAACATCGATTTTTTTGATTTTCAATTTATAAAAAAATTATGGCAAATCTATAAAAAACTTAAAGCATATGCAGCAGATGACACAATCAGAATTCATTGCCTCAGGGCATTTCCTGAAGCGATTCCAGCGGTTCTTTTAAAAAAAACAAGTCCAAAAAAAATTTCGGTTATCACCTATGCCCATGGAGAGGAGATCCTGACGGCACAGACCAGCAGGCAATTGTCTTTGGCTGCCAGATGGGTGTACCAGAATTCAGATCAGGTGATCGTCAACAGTCAATCCACAAAAAACCTGCTAAGGTCTTTTTCACCATCCGGGCCTGTGGCATGTATCCATCCGGGAGTGGATGCAAACGCCTTTGACATGAAAAAGAGCCGGTTGAAGAAATTCAGAGCCACGTTTGACTGGCCTGAAGACACCGTTATTTTATGTACCATGGCCCGCATGGAACCTAGAAAAAATCATCTGAAGGTGATTGAATCCGTGGATGTGTTGCGAAAACAAGGGGTCAATGTGGCTTATATTGTCGGAAGCGATGGTGAGGAAAAATCCCGATTGAAAAAAAGGGTCAAAGACCTGAATCTGGACAGATTCGTTCATTTCACAGGCCATGTGACCGAAGAGGAAAGGATAGCTGTCTTTTTGATTTCAGATATTCATGTAATGCCGTCGGTTCAGGCCGGATCCATGATCGAAGGGTTCGGGATTGTCTTTATTGAAGCTGCTGCCGCAGGAATACCCTCCATAGCAGGCAATACCGGTGGACAACAAGAAGCGGTTCAGGATGGAAAGACGGGTTTGGTCGTTGATGGAAACAACTTTTCTGAACTTAAAGATGCAATTAAATTTTTGATCAAAAATGAACAGATCCGACGGAAAATGGGTGAATCCGGCAAAATTTGGGCTCAGAAAAATGATTGGTATCAAATTGCAAAACAAACTTATGAAACAATAAGCCGGCTGGAAAATACTGGCGTATGTCAATAG
- a CDS encoding glycosyltransferase, translating to MKQRPIRVLQLGSPAGLYGAERWILALVRHLDPAKVESVVGVIKDDPGKADPPLIREAAALGFQTVTINAPGRINLSAVRRLRQYIFANKIDILHTHWYKTDMIGFLAVMGTRCKIISTPHGWSKEAGFALKCYEMMDRMIFPWLDAVVPLSPELYAGLEKKFFVKKKLTFIQNGVDITEIQACKNVHPQLIQWKEQGFFILGYIGQLIHRKGLDVLFNALSMLDKNLPWKLALVGDGPLRPFLETLAKDLEISENIMFFGFQGHRLEFLNGFDVFVLPSRLEGIPRCLMEALAAQKPVICSDIPGSAELIKDKKTGYIFKSEDSKHLLQKIVSVSTHHPEAKKMASTGKQKVCNKYSAGRMALAYERLYTQVL from the coding sequence ATGAAACAAAGGCCCATCCGTGTTTTACAGCTGGGAAGCCCTGCCGGGCTGTATGGTGCGGAACGATGGATTCTGGCCCTGGTCCGGCACCTGGACCCCGCCAAAGTGGAATCTGTTGTCGGTGTGATCAAAGATGATCCGGGAAAGGCAGACCCGCCCCTGATCCGGGAGGCGGCCGCCCTGGGATTTCAAACTGTCACGATCAATGCGCCGGGCAGAATCAATCTGTCTGCTGTCAGAAGACTGCGGCAGTATATCTTTGCAAACAAGATCGATATCCTTCATACCCACTGGTACAAAACCGATATGATCGGGTTTCTGGCTGTCATGGGAACCCGGTGTAAAATCATCTCCACCCCTCATGGCTGGAGCAAAGAAGCGGGATTTGCCCTCAAATGCTATGAAATGATGGACCGGATGATATTTCCCTGGCTGGATGCCGTAGTCCCTTTATCACCGGAGCTGTATGCCGGCCTTGAAAAAAAATTTTTTGTCAAAAAAAAACTGACTTTTATTCAAAACGGGGTGGATATTACAGAAATTCAAGCCTGCAAAAATGTTCATCCGCAACTGATCCAATGGAAGGAACAGGGTTTTTTCATCCTTGGCTATATCGGGCAGCTCATCCATCGCAAGGGACTGGATGTTTTGTTTAATGCCCTGTCAATGCTTGATAAAAACCTGCCCTGGAAGCTGGCATTGGTCGGTGATGGTCCATTGCGGCCTTTTCTTGAAACGCTGGCAAAAGACCTTGAAATTTCTGAAAATATAATGTTTTTCGGATTTCAGGGTCACCGGCTTGAATTTTTGAACGGGTTTGATGTGTTTGTGCTGCCATCCCGGCTTGAAGGCATTCCAAGATGCCTGATGGAAGCTTTGGCAGCACAAAAACCGGTGATCTGTTCTGATATCCCCGGGTCAGCAGAATTGATCAAAGATAAAAAAACAGGGTATATATTCAAATCAGAAGATTCAAAGCATCTACTGCAAAAAATTGTTTCCGTCTCAACCCATCACCCGGAGGCAAAAAAAATGGCATCCACAGGAAAACAAAAGGTTTGTAATAAATATTCAGCAGGCAGAATGGCCCTGGCGTATGAAAGGCTCTATACGCAGGTGCTGTGA
- a CDS encoding glycosyltransferase: MNKRVAYVVHSLNLGGTERLAADMALALHKEYDIRIICLDEPGIWADPIRRAGIPVLSLYRQPGLDLRLPVMLARYAARNLIHFFHAHQCTPWFYTGLSRLLYPRPKLLFEEHGRLYPEVLNKKRRAFNRMVLQRLTHTVTAVSHDVKNRLFLYEGLDPDKTHVVYNGTRPLPAMAPDERRALRARFGFTQKDVVAGFIGRLDPIKNLCVVLDGFQTALAGCPDLKLLIIGDGPLFNEIKEKIIHMSLSDHVVLAGYQKDAAALAPVLDVFVLASLSEGTSMALLEAMSAGVPAIVSNAGGNPEIVVNNQTGWVVPTGDGSALSRALTEAALDKRKSQAMGNQANKRFLENFTFDRMIHTYKTLYQQL, encoded by the coding sequence GTGAACAAACGGGTGGCATATGTGGTGCATTCCTTGAACTTAGGCGGTACAGAACGCCTGGCAGCTGACATGGCCCTGGCACTGCATAAAGAATATGATATCCGGATCATCTGCCTGGATGAACCCGGGATCTGGGCGGACCCGATCAGGAGGGCCGGCATACCGGTATTGTCCCTTTACCGCCAGCCCGGACTGGATCTGCGGCTGCCGGTAATGCTGGCCCGGTATGCAGCCCGGAACCTTATCCATTTTTTTCACGCCCATCAGTGCACCCCCTGGTTTTATACCGGGTTATCACGGCTGCTGTATCCCAGGCCGAAACTTTTGTTTGAAGAACACGGCCGGCTGTATCCTGAGGTGCTCAATAAAAAAAGGCGGGCGTTCAACCGGATGGTTTTGCAGAGACTGACACACACGGTGACCGCCGTGTCCCATGATGTGAAAAACCGGTTGTTTCTCTATGAAGGCCTTGACCCGGACAAAACCCATGTGGTGTATAACGGAACCCGGCCCCTGCCTGCCATGGCCCCGGATGAACGCAGGGCCTTGCGGGCCAGATTCGGTTTCACTCAAAAAGATGTGGTGGCCGGATTTATCGGCCGGCTGGATCCCATTAAAAATCTCTGTGTTGTTCTGGATGGATTTCAGACAGCTTTGGCCGGCTGTCCTGACCTGAAACTGTTGATCATCGGGGATGGGCCGCTGTTCAATGAAATCAAAGAAAAAATTATTCACATGTCGCTTTCCGACCATGTGGTCCTGGCCGGGTATCAGAAAGATGCCGCTGCCCTGGCACCGGTACTGGACGTATTTGTTCTGGCAAGTTTGAGTGAAGGCACATCCATGGCTCTTCTTGAGGCCATGTCCGCCGGGGTTCCAGCCATTGTCAGCAATGCCGGGGGCAACCCTGAAATTGTTGTAAACAACCAGACCGGATGGGTGGTACCTACAGGGGATGGTTCGGCCCTGTCCAGGGCACTGACAGAAGCGGCCCTGGATAAAAGAAAATCACAGGCAATGGGAAATCAGGCAAACAAAAGGTTTCTGGAAAACTTTACGTTTGATCGGATGATACACACCTATAAAACCCTTTACCAGCAGTTATAG
- a CDS encoding glycosyltransferase — translation MTHTVSVIIPAYNEEACLPRCLKSIADLDWPKTHLEVIIIDNGSIDSTCDIARASGAIVLQDDTKNVSGLRNLGAEHARGDILAFVDADCVVSPDWVACAARYFEDDTVAAWGSAPKIPENATWVQNTWFIVRQKKTHVADVDWLESMNLFVAKKVFMKAGGFDESLETCEDVDFSYRVSAYGKIVSDRSIKVVHLGEAATMAEFFKKELWRGRSSFSGVFAHGISFKELPSLAVPVYFGIFLPACLIFLMFHLTAATGWMVLAAACFPLLPALYKLRGKKTDLTQKLQLTVLLYLYFTARTMAVVFLKKHD, via the coding sequence TAACGAAGAAGCCTGTCTGCCGCGGTGCCTTAAATCCATTGCAGATCTGGACTGGCCCAAAACGCACCTGGAAGTGATTATCATTGACAATGGATCCATTGACAGCACCTGTGATATTGCCCGCGCATCAGGTGCCATTGTGTTACAAGATGATACAAAAAATGTTTCTGGCCTCAGAAACCTGGGGGCCGAGCATGCCAGAGGAGATATCCTGGCATTTGTGGATGCCGACTGTGTGGTCTCGCCTGACTGGGTTGCCTGTGCGGCCCGGTATTTTGAGGATGATACTGTTGCTGCCTGGGGATCGGCCCCAAAGATCCCTGAAAACGCCACATGGGTTCAGAACACCTGGTTCATTGTCCGACAAAAAAAAACACATGTGGCTGATGTTGACTGGCTTGAATCCATGAATTTGTTTGTGGCAAAAAAGGTGTTTATGAAAGCCGGCGGGTTTGATGAATCTTTGGAAACCTGCGAAGATGTTGATTTTTCCTACCGGGTATCTGCATATGGAAAAATTGTGTCAGACCGCTCCATAAAGGTGGTTCATCTGGGAGAGGCAGCCACCATGGCAGAATTTTTCAAAAAAGAGCTGTGGCGGGGCAGGTCAAGTTTTTCCGGAGTGTTTGCCCACGGTATCTCTTTCAAGGAGCTGCCAAGTCTTGCAGTGCCGGTCTATTTCGGGATATTTCTGCCGGCCTGTCTGATTTTTCTGATGTTTCATCTCACAGCTGCAACAGGTTGGATGGTGCTGGCTGCGGCCTGTTTTCCTCTCCTGCCGGCCCTGTATAAATTAAGAGGAAAAAAAACAGATCTGACCCAAAAACTGCAGTTGACTGTACTATTGTATCTTTATTTTACTGCCCGGACCATGGCAGTGGTTTTTTTAAAAAAACATGACTGA
- the asnB gene encoding asparagine synthase (glutamine-hydrolyzing) yields MCGIAGIIQFVPHNRDSAMAQITNMADTMAHRGPDEQGVYVDDHAALGHKRLRIIDLSTGQQPMASQDQTLHIVFNGEVYNFQEIKKELVRKNYRFSTTSDTEVVLNAYIEWKEACVKKFNGMFAFAIWDSRKKTLFAARDRVGKKPFYYFWDGKRFAFASELKAILAAGLSQKKIDPKALDCYFSFGYIPVPYSIYDDISKLPSAHTLTLTSDGLNLKKYWHLDFGSTRDLTMDQASDRLTELLYDAVKLRLISDVPLGAFLSGGIDSSLVVSFMAKISSQPVATHTIGFDETGFNELPAAGMVADFLKTDHHQFIVNPDASQTLEKIAAFFDEPFADSSALPTWHVCRMAGKNVTVALSGDGGDEGFGGYTFRYLPHQMESRLRLVLPAVLRTPLFSLIGALYPAGPGLPRFLRLKTIFENLAVSDAQAFYNDLIWLRQKIRQNLYAKGFMDALKGFTPAETVMPVYQKSSGTDPVSRSQHTDIQCYMTDDVLVKVDRMSMAHSLEVRNPLLDYRILEFAAALPLHLKVKNGSGKRLLRHLAAKHLPPQIIDLPKQGFAIPAAHWLRKDLNTFAHDHIFNSEVVLSCMNPAQLHTLWSRHQQGRADHSVLLWGLMMLGLWEKQFHKGPLQ; encoded by the coding sequence ATGTGCGGTATAGCCGGAATCATTCAGTTTGTTCCCCATAACCGGGACAGCGCCATGGCGCAGATTACAAACATGGCAGACACCATGGCCCACCGCGGCCCTGATGAACAAGGGGTTTATGTGGATGATCATGCGGCCTTAGGCCACAAACGGTTGCGCATCATTGATCTTTCTACCGGCCAACAGCCAATGGCAAGCCAGGATCAAACCCTGCACATTGTGTTTAATGGAGAGGTGTACAATTTTCAAGAGATAAAAAAAGAACTGGTGCGCAAAAATTACCGGTTCAGCACCACATCAGATACAGAAGTGGTGCTGAATGCCTATATTGAATGGAAAGAAGCGTGCGTTAAAAAATTCAACGGCATGTTTGCCTTTGCCATCTGGGACAGCCGGAAAAAAACGCTGTTTGCCGCCCGGGACCGGGTGGGCAAAAAACCGTTTTACTATTTCTGGGACGGCAAAAGGTTTGCTTTTGCCTCGGAACTCAAGGCGATCCTGGCTGCGGGCCTGTCACAGAAAAAAATAGATCCAAAAGCCCTGGACTGCTATTTTTCCTTTGGCTATATCCCGGTTCCATATTCAATTTATGATGACATATCCAAACTGCCTTCTGCCCACACCCTGACCCTGACATCTGATGGCTTGAATTTGAAAAAATACTGGCATCTTGATTTCGGGTCAACCCGTGACCTGACCATGGACCAGGCTTCAGACCGGTTGACGGAACTGCTGTATGACGCGGTAAAGCTCCGACTGATCAGTGATGTGCCCCTGGGTGCGTTTTTATCCGGCGGGATAGACTCTTCTCTGGTGGTGTCTTTTATGGCGAAGATATCATCTCAACCGGTTGCCACCCACACCATCGGGTTTGATGAAACAGGGTTCAACGAACTGCCGGCAGCCGGCATGGTGGCGGATTTTTTAAAAACAGACCACCACCAGTTCATCGTCAATCCGGATGCATCCCAGACCCTTGAGAAAATCGCCGCTTTTTTTGATGAACCGTTTGCCGATTCCAGTGCGCTTCCCACCTGGCATGTGTGTCGCATGGCCGGAAAAAATGTGACCGTGGCCTTGTCCGGAGACGGCGGAGATGAGGGATTCGGCGGATACACCTTCCGGTATCTGCCCCACCAGATGGAATCCAGACTGCGATTGGTGCTCCCGGCGGTTTTGAGAACCCCGCTGTTTTCTCTGATCGGTGCCCTGTATCCGGCCGGCCCCGGACTGCCCCGGTTCCTGCGGCTGAAAACCATCTTTGAAAACCTGGCTGTCAGCGATGCCCAGGCGTTTTACAACGACCTGATCTGGCTCAGGCAAAAGATCCGGCAGAACCTGTATGCAAAGGGTTTCATGGATGCCCTGAAAGGCTTCACCCCGGCGGAAACCGTGATGCCGGTGTATCAGAAAAGCAGCGGCACAGACCCGGTTTCCAGAAGCCAGCACACCGATATCCAGTGCTATATGACCGACGATGTGCTGGTCAAGGTGGACAGAATGAGCATGGCCCATTCCCTTGAAGTCAGAAATCCGCTGCTGGATTACCGGATCCTTGAATTTGCCGCTGCATTGCCCCTGCATTTGAAGGTGAAAAATGGGTCCGGCAAGCGGCTGCTGCGTCACCTTGCAGCAAAACACCTGCCTCCCCAAATTATAGATCTGCCCAAACAGGGATTTGCCATACCTGCGGCACACTGGCTTCGCAAGGATTTAAACACGTTTGCCCATGATCATATCTTTAACAGTGAGGTGGTTCTGTCCTGTATGAACCCGGCACAGCTTCACACCCTGTGGTCCCGTCATCAGCAGGGAAGGGCGGACCACAGTGTTCTGCTCTGGGGCCTGATGATGCTGGGGCTGTGGGAAAAACAGTTTCACAAAGGACCGTTGCAATGA
- a CDS encoding sulfotransferase, whose protein sequence is MSIDSAWRLIPLYKKQIRPFLRTFFFSFLNRLAKTDEFRSIINQTLNNQLVLPELDKSFLLNHAYQNYPELGRSSDIPADMCSCRKTIFITGRFRSGTTLLWNIFRQVQSFTAYYEPFNERRWFDPSIRGKNTDATHIGVDNYWREYDGLEALSSVYQESWIDRDLYMSGSSWNPRMKQYIDILIERAKNIPVLQFNRIDFRLPWIKANYPDSSIIHIFRNPRDQWCSFIGEQNISCIYAEIKELDSIDRFYLNSWGEDLKYFFPFLDKKDLKYAYELFFLIWKLSYCFGIKFSDISIPFERIVDDPKVQMDLVCNCLNIELMDETILDKLVNKSLIEKWKPSISDSWFRQIESKCEGLIEKYYR, encoded by the coding sequence ATGTCAATAGATTCTGCCTGGAGATTAATACCTTTGTATAAGAAACAAATCAGACCTTTTTTGAGAACATTTTTTTTCTCTTTTTTAAACAGGTTGGCTAAAACAGATGAATTCAGGTCTATAATAAATCAGACATTGAATAATCAACTGGTTTTACCTGAACTTGATAAATCATTCCTGCTCAACCATGCCTATCAAAATTATCCTGAATTGGGCAGGTCATCTGATATACCGGCTGATATGTGTTCTTGTAGAAAAACCATTTTTATAACAGGCCGGTTTCGAAGCGGTACAACGCTTTTATGGAACATATTCAGGCAAGTTCAATCTTTTACAGCCTATTATGAGCCTTTTAATGAAAGGCGATGGTTTGACCCGTCAATCAGAGGAAAAAACACAGACGCAACTCACATAGGTGTTGATAACTATTGGAGAGAATATGACGGGCTTGAAGCATTAAGCTCAGTTTATCAGGAATCTTGGATAGATCGTGACCTTTATATGTCAGGCAGTTCTTGGAATCCCAGGATGAAACAATATATTGATATTTTGATTGAACGAGCTAAAAATATACCAGTTCTTCAATTTAATAGAATCGATTTTCGGTTGCCTTGGATCAAGGCGAATTATCCAGACTCATCAATCATCCATATCTTTCGAAACCCAAGAGATCAATGGTGCTCATTTATCGGAGAACAAAATATTTCCTGTATTTATGCTGAAATTAAAGAGTTAGACTCAATTGACAGGTTTTATTTAAATTCATGGGGTGAAGATTTAAAATATTTTTTTCCATTTCTGGATAAAAAAGATTTAAAATATGCTTATGAATTATTTTTTTTGATCTGGAAATTATCATATTGTTTTGGAATAAAATTTTCCGATATTTCTATTCCCTTTGAACGTATTGTTGATGACCCGAAAGTTCAAATGGATTTGGTATGCAATTGTTTGAATATCGAATTGATGGATGAAACAATTCTTGATAAATTAGTAAATAAATCCTTAATTGAAAAATGGAAACCATCAATTTCCGATTCATGGTTTAGACAAATTGAATCAAAATGTGAAGGCTTGATAGAAAAATATTATCGTTGA
- a CDS encoding TIGR03087 family PEP-CTERM/XrtA system glycosyltransferase: MTDPKPRLLYICHRIPFPPDKGDKIRTFHQITYLCRKWQIDLVTFADDPGDVRFAADLEKLCEKVFVFPVNALKAKIKGILGFVAGKSITQGYFYDAAARHRVLALLNEKPYQAVFCFSSSMAPYVLYNLPAIRKKKPAPRLVMDFCDVDSDKWRQYAKTARFPMSKIFLAESRRLLAYEKKINQSFDVSIFVSENEAALFKGQVPGARHVTPVPNGVDADYFCGDTQLPEPGSDPTLVFTGAMDYYANIDGVIWFYKKILPQIKKVFPQIRFLIVGSNPSPEIRALSKTAGVVVTGYVADIREYYQKATVCVVPLRIARGIQNKVLEAMAMGRPVVATSAAFCGINARAGTHVLVADTETEFAGAVVTLLKNRPYALSLGRSAREMIKTRYAWQTCLEKLDHLLS; encoded by the coding sequence ATGACTGATCCAAAGCCCAGGCTGCTGTATATCTGCCACCGGATTCCTTTTCCACCTGATAAAGGGGACAAGATCCGCACCTTTCATCAGATAACCTATCTGTGCCGAAAATGGCAGATTGATCTGGTCACCTTTGCAGATGATCCGGGTGATGTGCGGTTTGCCGCAGACCTGGAAAAACTGTGTGAAAAGGTGTTTGTTTTTCCGGTAAATGCACTGAAGGCGAAAATAAAAGGCATCCTGGGGTTTGTTGCAGGAAAATCGATCACACAGGGGTATTTTTATGATGCCGCAGCCAGACACCGGGTGCTGGCGCTGTTAAATGAAAAACCCTACCAGGCTGTTTTTTGTTTTTCCTCTTCCATGGCTCCCTATGTGCTTTATAACCTGCCGGCCATCAGAAAAAAAAAGCCGGCTCCCCGGCTGGTCATGGATTTTTGTGACGTGGATTCTGATAAGTGGCGCCAGTATGCCAAAACCGCACGATTCCCCATGTCAAAAATTTTTCTGGCTGAGTCCAGGCGGCTGCTGGCGTATGAGAAAAAAATCAACCAGTCATTTGATGTTTCCATCTTTGTTTCTGAAAATGAAGCTGCCCTGTTTAAGGGGCAGGTTCCGGGTGCCAGACATGTGACCCCGGTGCCCAACGGGGTGGATGCAGATTATTTCTGCGGGGATACGCAATTACCTGAACCCGGCAGTGATCCCACCTTGGTGTTTACCGGTGCCATGGATTATTATGCCAATATTGACGGGGTAATATGGTTTTACAAAAAAATTTTGCCGCAGATAAAAAAAGTTTTCCCACAGATCAGATTTTTGATTGTGGGAAGCAATCCATCCCCTGAGATCAGGGCATTGTCAAAAACAGCCGGTGTGGTTGTCACAGGGTATGTTGCAGATATCCGGGAATATTATCAAAAAGCAACGGTGTGTGTGGTGCCTTTGCGCATTGCCAGGGGAATTCAGAACAAGGTGCTTGAGGCCATGGCCATGGGCCGGCCGGTGGTTGCCACATCTGCTGCTTTTTGCGGTATCAATGCCCGGGCCGGGACCCATGTGCTGGTGGCAGACACAGAAACCGAGTTTGCCGGGGCGGTTGTGACGCTTTTGAAAAACCGGCCATATGCCCTCTCTCTGGGCCGGTCAGCCAGGGAGATGATCAAAACCCGGTATGCCTGGCAGACCTGCCTGGAAAAACTGGATCATCTGTTGTCGTGA
- a CDS encoding lipopolysaccharide biosynthesis protein codes for MEKYAHIFDTRRLNTDLKKRSLRSGAVTLGSQALMFIIQLGSTMILARILSPQDYGINAMAMTITGFAGMFSSFGLSTATVQRSDITHEQVSTLFWINVLIGFLITLFTAVISPAAAWFYKTPELLWVMLTLSLIFVITGMGVQHQALLTRQMRFFSIVIINVISTLAGVVVAIITGYYGFGYWALVFNLLTFVSLNTIGYWYFCKWIPGLPRRHSGVGAMIRFGSSLVGSNVVNYFPRHLDNVLIGRSHGSDALGLYSKAYQLLMMPITNLRNPLTRVAIPSLSRLQDNPEQYRDYFLKCVSLLAFISMPLVTFMFVFSDQLISLLLGTQWIGASEIFKILALAAFIQPVASTSEMVLVSSGQGRLFLVLSVATAVVTCLSFAIGLPWGPKGVALAYALANYLLFFPIFYYTFKNTAITLGHMAGAVYKPVFSSLLMGGTCVVLVVPFMDDLNNLFWLPAGLFLSAAAYLVSFAVFPGGLDELRESWAYGKLVFERNK; via the coding sequence ATGGAAAAATATGCCCATATTTTTGACACTCGCCGGCTGAACACGGATTTGAAAAAGCGGTCCTTGCGCAGCGGGGCCGTGACACTGGGATCCCAGGCACTCATGTTCATTATTCAGTTAGGATCCACCATGATTCTGGCCCGGATATTGAGCCCCCAGGATTACGGCATCAATGCCATGGCCATGACCATCACCGGTTTTGCCGGTATGTTTTCCAGCTTTGGATTGTCCACGGCCACTGTCCAGCGCTCAGATATCACCCATGAACAGGTCAGCACATTATTTTGGATAAACGTGTTGATCGGTTTTTTAATCACCCTGTTCACCGCAGTGATATCTCCTGCGGCCGCGTGGTTTTACAAAACACCGGAACTGCTTTGGGTGATGCTGACCTTATCTTTGATTTTTGTCATCACCGGTATGGGGGTACAGCACCAGGCACTGCTGACACGGCAGATGCGGTTTTTTTCAATCGTGATCATCAATGTGATATCCACGCTGGCCGGGGTTGTTGTGGCCATTATCACCGGTTATTACGGGTTTGGATATTGGGCCCTGGTTTTTAACCTGCTGACATTTGTTTCATTGAACACCATCGGGTACTGGTATTTTTGTAAATGGATTCCGGGGTTGCCCCGCAGGCATTCCGGCGTGGGTGCCATGATCCGGTTCGGTTCCAGTCTGGTGGGATCCAATGTGGTGAACTATTTTCCACGCCATTTGGACAATGTTCTCATCGGACGGTCTCACGGCAGTGATGCCTTAGGACTATACAGCAAGGCTTATCAATTGTTGATGATGCCTATTACAAATTTGCGAAATCCTTTGACACGGGTGGCAATTCCTTCTTTAAGCCGACTGCAGGACAATCCGGAACAGTATCGCGACTATTTTTTAAAATGTGTGTCATTGCTTGCGTTTATATCGATGCCGCTGGTCACATTCATGTTTGTGTTTTCAGATCAACTCATCAGCCTGCTGCTCGGCACCCAGTGGATAGGGGCCAGTGAGATTTTTAAAATTCTGGCATTGGCCGCCTTTATACAGCCGGTGGCCAGTACCAGTGAAATGGTGCTTGTTTCATCCGGACAAGGACGGCTGTTTCTTGTTCTAAGTGTGGCAACTGCGGTGGTTACGTGTCTTTCCTTTGCCATAGGCCTGCCCTGGGGACCCAAAGGGGTGGCACTGGCCTATGCACTGGCCAATTATTTATTATTTTTCCCCATTTTTTATTATACATTTAAAAATACTGCCATAACCCTGGGACATATGGCCGGAGCTGTTTACAAGCCGGTTTTTTCCAGCCTTCTGATGGGAGGGACGTGTGTGGTGCTGGTTGTACCGTTCATGGATGATCTCAACAACCTGTTCTGGCTGCCGGCGGGTTTGTTTTTATCTGCCGCCGCATATTTGGTTTCTTTTGCTGTTTTCCCCGGTGGGTTGGACGAACTTCGGGAATCCTGGGCCTATGGGAAACTTGTTTTTGAGCGGAACAAATAA